The Alicyclobacillus macrosporangiidus CPP55 genome segment CGTTGGCGCAGTGGTGCGAGCACCTGCCGCAGAAGACGAAGGTGCTCATCCTGCGCGGCGGCGGTCGGGATTTCACCGCTGGCAGCGATATCAAAGAATTCGCGAGGCTGACGGTCGACGAGGCGGACGACGCCTTCGAGACCATGGAGCGGGCCATCACGGCGATGGAGCGGGTGAAGGTCCCGACCATCGCGTCCATCAACGGGCCTGCGTACGGGGCAGGATTCGTCCTGGCGCTGGCGTGCGATCTGCGCATCGGATCTCCCCTCGCCCGCTTCGGCATGCCCGTGGGCAAACTGGGCATCACCCTGCAGACGCCGTTTGTCCGCCGGCTCGTCGCCATCCTCGGGCCGAGCCGCACGAAGGAGCTGGTCTATACCGCGCGATCGTACTCCGCCGAGGAGGCGCTGGCGCTGGGCCTGTTGAATCAATTGGTGCCGGAGGAGGAGCTGGACGAGCGCACGCTCGATCTCGCCAAGTCCATCCTCCAGCAGTCGCGCGCCTCCCTCTTCGCGGTCAAGGACAGCGTCCGCCGAGTGCTGGCCGACGAGGCAGAGCGGGAGCGGCACTGGGTGGACCGCCGGGATTTCGTCGAAGGGGTGCGCGCCTTCACGGAGAAGCGCCCCGCACGCTTCTGAGCGAGGGCGTTCTTTCTCGCCGCGGCTTCAGGGCGGCGACAATCGGGGACATACGGAGGGAGAGAAACCGGTGGGGTATCTGAGCGACATCACCATCATCGACCTGACGCGCATTTTGAGCGGCCCGTTCTGCACGATGTACTTCGCCGACATGGGGGCGAACGTCATCAAGGTCGAGCCGCCCGGCGGGGACGACACCCGCACCTGGGGGCCGCCGTTCATCGAGGGCGAGAGCGCCTACTTTCTCAGCATCAACCGGAACAAGCGGAGCATCGTGTTGGATCTGAAGAGCGACCAGGGCAAATCGGTCCTGCGCCGGCTGATCGCGAAGGCGGACGTGGTGGTCGAGAACTTCCGCCCGGGGACCTTGGAGCGGCTGGGCTTCGGGTTTGAGGAGCTGAAGCGGATCAACCCGCGCATCATCCTCGCGTCCATCTCCGGATTCGGGCAGACGGGGCGTTACCGGGATGAACCGGGGTACGACGTGATCGCCCAGGGGATGGGCGGGCTGATGTCGGTCACCGGGGAGCCGGACGGCCCGCCGGTGAAGCCGGGCTTCTCGCTGGCCGACGTGGGAGCCGGGATGTGGGCCATCATCGGCATCCTGACGGCGCTGCATCACCGCGACAGGACCGGTGAGCCGCAGTGGGTGGACGCGTCGCTGCTGGAGACGATGATCTCGATGCAGACTTACATCGCGGGCAACTTCTTCGCCAGCGGCAAGAACCCGCGCCCCTTGGGCAGCGCGCATCCGAACATCTGCCCGTATCAGGCGTTCCCGGCCAGCGACGGGTACTTCAACCTGGCCGTGGGGAACGACAAGATGTGGCGCCAGTGCTGTGAGGCCATCGGGGAGCCGCAATGGGCGGAGGACGAGCGATTCCGCACCAACCCGGACCGGGTGGTGAACCGCGACGTTTTGATCCCGATGCTCGAGCAGAAGTTCCGCCAGCGGACAGTGCGCGAGTGGGTGGATCTCTTCCGCAGCATCCGGATCCCGTGCGGCCCCATTTACAGGCTCTCGGAGCTGTACGACGATCCGTACGTGATCGAGCGCGAGATGGTCAAGACGGTGGAGCACCCGACGGCGGGCACCGTCAAGACGGTCGGCGTGCCGGTGAAGTTTCACCACGGCGAAGGGGGCGTCCGCCCGTTTGCGGCGCCGCCTCTGCTCGGCCAGCACACGGAGGAAGTGCTGCGCGAATTCGGCATCCTGGAGGAGGAGATCCGGGCGGTCGCTGGCGAGAAGCCTGGGAAGTGATTGGGATTGGGCCACCCCCTGGGGTGGCCTTTTTGCATGGGGGCGACGTGTGGAAACCGCTGGTTGGAGGGAAACTGGAAAGCAGTGCAATGGATGCCGGTGACCGGTCACGTCTGCGGCGCATACAATCCGTCACTGAGCAGAAAGACCGCTCCGATGCAGGCGCCCACCAGCAGCCAGCCGAGGCGGGCCCGGCGTGTCATGGGCTGCGTGCGCCCGGGGAGGGTGGCGGCGAATGCGGTGACCACCACTGCGGACAGCGGGATGAAGGACAGGCGGATGAGCAGATGGACCAGATTGTGCAACGGCGAGCCCTCCCTCGATGGCATAGGGGTGGCCGGCCTGGGTGGGCCTGCCGTGACCTATTGTGCCACAGTTGCGCATACGTTTCAGCAAGGTGCGCACGCGTTGGAGAAGGGGAGTCCTCGCATGGGCGAGTATGAGGCGCAGCAGTGGACGGTCCTCCAGGTCGGTTTGTGGAACGGCGCCATCACGGGCGCCCGCGGACGGCTGCTGTACCGGGCGATCCTGCGCAGCGCTCTGGATGCCGGGATTCGAGGCGGCACGGCATGGATCGGCATCGAGGGCGGCCATGGCCGGGGGGCGTTTCGCAGTGTGGAGAGTGAGGTGGCATCCAACGAATTGCCCGTGATGTTGGCGTTTGTCGATCACGCTCTGCCCATCGCCCGCTGGTTGCCGGATCTGCGCACGATGGTGGACACACATGGCGTCGTGGTGAGCGACGACGCATCGGTGTGGTTCAGGGTGCTCGGGAGCGGAGGACGGGATGGCCGCACGGGCAGCCGGACCGGTGATACGCCGCAAGGCGCGCCACGCGACGCGTCCCGGGATGCCCTGAGACCGTCCGGCGATGTATCCGGTGACGCGTCGGATGGTGAAGACGCGCCGTCCCGTGACGACTCCGGCGGCCGCGCGTCTCGCGGCGACGGAGCGGACGAAGGGTTGATGGTACAGGTATACACCGTGGAAGGAAGGACGCTTCAGGGCAAGCCGGTGTATCAGGCCGTGGCGGAGTTTTTGCGCAAGCGGGGCGTGCTGTGGGTGTACACCACGCGCGGCCTGACGGGGTTCGGGGAGCAACGGCGGGTCCATGAACCGCAGTGGTTGCTGCGGGCGCACGATGCCCCGGTGATGGTGACCGCACTCGATCGCCAAGACCGGCTCGGACCCCACCTGCCAGGACTTGTTCAGTTTGTCGGTCACGAGGGGTTGGTCGTCAGCCGCAGCGTGCGCTGGCACCACCCCTGACCGCCATCCAGGCGGAAGCCCGGCAGCGGCGCACCGGGGCTGGAGAAGGCGGTTCAAATGCCCTCCGGCGTCAGGAGGAAAGATGCAGGCCGGCGCGCTCTTCCCACCGCGAGAAGTAGAGATAGCGCGCTGCCACCATGTGCAGTACCCAGGCCATGAAGACGCTGTACACGATGCCGAGGACGAGCAG includes the following:
- a CDS encoding enoyl-CoA hydratase/isomerase family protein; protein product: MRVTVQRFEQFGSMRFQLTGPVGIITINRPRQRNALTRGMWETLAQWCEHLPQKTKVLILRGGGRDFTAGSDIKEFARLTVDEADDAFETMERAITAMERVKVPTIASINGPAYGAGFVLALACDLRIGSPLARFGMPVGKLGITLQTPFVRRLVAILGPSRTKELVYTARSYSAEEALALGLLNQLVPEEELDERTLDLAKSILQQSRASLFAVKDSVRRVLADEAERERHWVDRRDFVEGVRAFTEKRPARF
- a CDS encoding CaiB/BaiF CoA transferase family protein; the encoded protein is MGYLSDITIIDLTRILSGPFCTMYFADMGANVIKVEPPGGDDTRTWGPPFIEGESAYFLSINRNKRSIVLDLKSDQGKSVLRRLIAKADVVVENFRPGTLERLGFGFEELKRINPRIILASISGFGQTGRYRDEPGYDVIAQGMGGLMSVTGEPDGPPVKPGFSLADVGAGMWAIIGILTALHHRDRTGEPQWVDASLLETMISMQTYIAGNFFASGKNPRPLGSAHPNICPYQAFPASDGYFNLAVGNDKMWRQCCEAIGEPQWAEDERFRTNPDRVVNRDVLIPMLEQKFRQRTVREWVDLFRSIRIPCGPIYRLSELYDDPYVIEREMVKTVEHPTAGTVKTVGVPVKFHHGEGGVRPFAAPPLLGQHTEEVLREFGILEEEIRAVAGEKPGK
- a CDS encoding DUF190 domain-containing protein is translated as MGEYEAQQWTVLQVGLWNGAITGARGRLLYRAILRSALDAGIRGGTAWIGIEGGHGRGAFRSVESEVASNELPVMLAFVDHALPIARWLPDLRTMVDTHGVVVSDDASVWFRVLGSGGRDGRTGSRTGDTPQGAPRDASRDALRPSGDVSGDASDGEDAPSRDDSGGRASRGDGADEGLMVQVYTVEGRTLQGKPVYQAVAEFLRKRGVLWVYTTRGLTGFGEQRRVHEPQWLLRAHDAPVMVTALDRQDRLGPHLPGLVQFVGHEGLVVSRSVRWHHP